Proteins co-encoded in one Brassica rapa cultivar Chiifu-401-42 chromosome A02, CAAS_Brap_v3.01, whole genome shotgun sequence genomic window:
- the LOC103851284 gene encoding rop guanine nucleotide exchange factor 10, with protein MVQSFGRKLSWPRSFSFRKMLDGLNSGNSSFSSRGDGRQTPDHELAVHATPSAQGTRRGNQNRISDMEVMKERFARLLLGEDMSGGSEGVSSALALSNAITNLADSMFGEQMKLQPMYPETKEIWRKELDWLLSVVDHIVQFVPSKQMAKNGAITEIMVTKQRDDLLMNIPALRKLDSVLLETLDNFKDQKDFWYVPRDVEDTENNGDWRRDDNWWLPVVKVPSDGLSEESRKLLHSQKDSVSQVLKAATAINAVVLSEMHIPDNYIDSLPKNGKTSLGDFLYKNITDEYFDPDYFISFLELSTEHKVLDLKNRIEASMVIWKRKMNQKEKDGKSQWGSSVSLEKRELFEVRAETILVMLKQQFPRIPQSSLEISKIRNNKDVGQAILESYSRVLENLASKILSRIDDVLEADLLVQRQMMAEAERRSESEGGYEYEESEKGLSAETPNSRKLSDFIGWRLSSDTKKHSSMSDIEFFYRTEQEKPMMKSPRALPKKLSYLSKLENMRSTSERH; from the exons ATGGTGCAGTCATTTGGACGTAAACTAAGTTGGCCAAGATCTTTCAGTTTTAGAAAGATGTTAGATGGTCTGAATTCTGGAAATTCATCCTTCTCTTCTCGTGGGGACGGCAGGCAAACACCTGACCACGAACTTGCCGTACATGCTACACCATCGGCCCAGGGGACTCGTAGAGGCAACCAAAATAGAATATCAG ATATGGAAGTGATGAAGGAAAGATTCGCAAGACTGCTGCTTGGAGAGGACATGTCAGGCGGTAGTGAAGGCGTGTCCTCTGCGTTAGCTTTGTCAAATGCCATCACCAACCTCGCTG ACTCCATGTTTGGTGAGCAGATGAAATTGCAGCCTATGTATCCGGAGACAAAAGAGATTTGGAGGAAAGAATTGGACTGGTTATTATCTGTGGTTGATCACATTGTTCAGTTTGTTCCTTCAAAACAAATGGCCAAAAATGGGGCAATCACTGAG atCATGGTGACAAAACAAAGAGATGATCTGCTGATGAACATTCCAGCCTTACGCAAGCTTGACTCGGTTCTTCTC GAGACTTTGGACAACTTCAAGGACCAGAAAGACTTTTGGTATGTCCCAAGAGATGTTGAGGATACAGAGAACAATGGAGACTGGAGAAGGGATGACAACTGGTGGTTACCAGTGGTTAAGGTTCCATCGGATGGTTTGTCTGAGGAATCACGTAAACTGTTACATAGTCAGAAAGATTCTGTGTCACAGGTCCTTAAAGCCGCCACAGCCATCAATGCTGTAGTATTGTCTGAAATGCACATTCCTGACAACTACATTGACTCTCTTCCAAAG AATGGGAAGACGAGCCTGGGAGATTTCCTTTACAAGAACATAACGGATGAGTACTTTGATCCTGACTACTTCATCTCTTTCTTGGAATTGTCAACGGAACACAAAGTTCTTGATCTAAAGAACAGGATTGAGGCTTCCATGGTGATatggaagaggaagatgaaCCAGAAAGAGAAAGACGGAAAATCACAGTGGGGATCCTCTGTTAGCTTAGAGAAGAGGGAGCTTTTCGAGGTCCGAGCTGAGACCATTCTGGTTATGCTTAAGCAGCAGTTCCCTAGGATCCCACAATCCTCACTTGAGATCTCCAAGATCAGAAACAACAAG GACGTGGGACAGGCTATTTTGGAGAGCTATTCAAGAGTATTAGAAAATCTGGCTTCAAAGATATTGTCAAGAATAGATGATGTTCTTGAAGCTGATTTGTTAGTTCAAAGACAGATGATGGCAGAGGCAGAGAGAAGGTCAGAAAGCGAGGGGGGATATGAATACGAAGAAAGCGAAAAGGGGCTATCAGCAGAAACGCCAAACTCGAGAAAACTATCTGACTTCATAGGGTGGAGATTGTCATCAGATACAAAAAAGCATAGTTCGATGAGTGATATAGAGTTCTTTTATAGAACTGAGCAGGAGAAGCCGATGATGAAGTCTCCAAGAGCTCTACCCAAGAAACTTTCGTATCTATCAAAGTTAGAGAACATGAGAAGCACGAGTGAGAGACACTGA
- the LOC103851286 gene encoding aldehyde oxidase GLOX1-like: MRASTRLIWTVTVLVLAAVSEAVFPLPFNPFLPGSHNRKLGKQGGGRKGGGRRRGGAEAQTNWPGKWELFLPNSGVSAMHAILMPVINQVQFYDATIWRISQIKLPPGVACHVVDPKINKVDCWAHSVLVDINTGAIKPLSLTTDTWCSSGGLTVNGTLVSTGGYGGGANTARYLAACPSCVWIEYPQALAAKRWYSTQASLPDGKFFVIGGRDALNYEYIPEEGHNNKKVFDSLLLKQTDDPDENNLYPFVWLNTDGNLFIFANNRSILLNPKSNQVIKEFPQLPGGTRNYPGSGSSALLPIQLYMNNAKVIPADVLVCGGSKQDAYNRAGKKDFEPALKDCARISINSRKPRWKIEMMPTPRVMSDTVILPNGDVILVNGAKRGCSGWGYGKDPAFAPILYKPRVKRGTRFKELAASAIPRMYHSIAIALPDGKVLVGGSNTNDGYRYNVEFPTELRVEKFSPPYLDPALANMRPKIVNNGTPKQIKYGKVFKVKVELNQKDVTKENLKAHMLAPSFTTHSISMNMRMLLLGVASVNPSGGNSFEIQAAAPPNGNLAPPGYYLIFAVYKGVPSVGEWIQIV, translated from the exons ATGAGAGCATCAACAAGACTCATATGGACAGTAACTGTCCTTGTACTGGCAGCTGTGTCGGAAGCCGTCTTTCCTCTACCATTTAATCCGTTCTTACCTGGATCGCACAACCGTAAGCTTGGGAAACAAGGGGGAGGTAGAAAAGGCGGAGGAAGAAGACGAGGCGGCGCAGAAGCTCAGACAAACTGGCCTGGTAAATGGGAATTATTCTTACCAAACTCGGGTGTGTCAGCGATGCATGCCATTCTGATGCCAGTTATCAACCAAGTCCAGTTCTATGACGCAACCATCTGGAGAATCTCACAGATTAAGCTGCCTCCAGGTGTAGCATGTCACGTGGTCGACCCCAAGATTAACAAGGTCGATTGTTGGGCTCATTCGGTTCTCGTTGATATCAACACCGGTGCCATTAAGCCTCTATCC CTTACGACTGATACGTGGTGTTCATCGGGAGGTCTGACAGTCAACGGGACACTGGTGAGCACTGGAGGATATGGAGGAGGAGCCAACACGGCGAGGTACCTAGCTGCTTGTCCAAGCTGTGTATGGATTGAATACCCTCAAGCCCTAGCTGCAAAGAGATGGTACTCAACGCAAGCCTCTCTTCCTGACGGAAAGTTCTTCGTGATTGGAGGACGTGACGCCTTGAACTACGAATACATCCCCGAGGAAggacacaacaacaagaaggtATTCGACTCGTTGCTCCTAAAACAAACAGACGACCCGGACGAGAACAACCTCTACCCTTTCGTATGGCTCAACACTGATGGCAACCTCTTTATTTTCGCGAACAACCGTTCCATCCTTCTAAACCCCAAATCAAACCAAGTCATCAAAGAGTTCCCTCAGCTCCCGGGTGGTACCCGTAACTACCCCGGGTCAGGCTCCTCCGCGCTCCTCCCCATCCAACTTTACATGAACAACGCCAAAGTCATCCCTGCTGATGTCCTCGTCTGCGGTGGTTCCAAACAAGACGCGTATAACCGTGCGGGTAAGAAGGACTTCGAACCAGCATTGAAGGATTGCGCGAGGATAAGCATCAACAGCCGTAAGCCGCGGTGGAAGATCGAGATGATGCCTACGCCAAGAGTCATGAGCGACACTGTCATCCTCCCTAACGGAGACGTGATACTAGTCAACGGAGCTAAACGTGGATGTTCGGGCTGGGGATACGGCAAGGACCCTGCCTTTGCTCCCATCTTGTACAAGCCTCGTGTTAAACGCGGCACGCGTTTCAAGGAGCTAGCCGCCTCAGCCATCCCACGCATGTACCACTCCATCGCCATCGCTCTACCTGATGGTAAGGTTCTTGTCGGCGGCAGCAACACCAACGATGGTTACAGGTACAACGTCGAGTTCCCGACGGAGCTTCGCGTTGAGAAATTCTCCCCGCCTTACCTCGACCCGGCTCTCGCCAACATGAGGCCGAAGATCGTCAACAACGGGACGCCGAAACAGATCAAATACGGGAAAGTCTTTAAGGTGAAGGTCGAGCTTAACCAAAAGGACGTGACCAAGGAGAATCTCAAGGCTCACATGTTAGCACCTTCCTTTACAACGCATAGTATCtcgatgaacatgaggatgctCCTCTTGGGTGTGGCTAGTGTCAACCCTTCGGGAGGCAACTCTTTTGAAATCCAAGCCGCTGCACCACCCAATGGAAACCTGGCACCACCGGGTTACTATCTTATATTTGCCGTCTACAAAGGTGTCCCCAGCGTTGGTGAATGGATTCAGATCGTCTAA
- the LOC103851285 gene encoding transmembrane protein 234 homolog — translation MVYEQTEQRVRSPAVIRMKEDIQKMVAVGLVWGATNALIRRGALAWDKKSSSSSSTITESPPLQIPSTFRRKLLAALRDWINLLLFWQYSVPFLVNLSASAAFFALLGDSPISIAVPVTNATTFAATAAFGVILGEETQIGLALVGTSFIVFGIWLCVGH, via the coding sequence ATGGTATACGAACAAACCGAGCAGAGAGTTCGATCGCCGGCGGTAATCAGAATGAAGGAAGACATACAGAAAATGGTGGCCGTAGGGCTCGTGTGGGGAGCCACCAACGCCCTGATCCGCCGCGGAGCACTCGCCTGGGACaaaaaatcatcatcatcatcttcgacGATAACAGAGTCTCCTCCTCTTCAGATCCCATCAACCTTCCGCCGCAAACTCCTCGCCGCTCTCCGCGACTGGATCAACCTCCTCCTCTTCTGGCAATACTCCGTTCCTTTCCTCGTAAACCTCTCCGCCTCCGCCGCGTTCTTCGCCCTCCTCGGCGACTCCCCGATCTCTATCGCCGTTCCGGTCACCAACGCCACGACCTTCGCCGCAACCGCCGCGTTCGGGGTTATTCTGGGGGAGGAAACTCAAATCGGACTTGCTTTGGTAGGTACGAGCTTTATTGTATTTGGAATCTGGCTTTGCGTTGGTCATTGA